The genomic DNA ATTGCATTTTCCCACACGCAACGGCTTTTCCACTGGTGTGGGTAGTGTGTCAGCTGGAGGCCATTCGGCTTACTTAATGGCGCGGCACTGTGACGATTCGGGGAAAATTACTAACACAACTTCTTGCCTGATGCTGGCTAGATGGATTCGTAAATTTGTTTGATGAGTAATTGGCCGTCTTTGTTTCAAACTTTCTTTACCTTTTATTCttgtctgttttcttttcagaTTTGGGAGACATAGTTTTGCGTTGTGGTAagtacgttttgtttttttttttgtttttttgtacatgattttaattttttgccTGTAGACAAAAGGGTTTGAAggatttttcttattttatttacattttaaattcattttattaTGAGATTTCAGATAGCATTAATACTAGATGATTAGTAATACGATCAATACTGTCGATTTTTTAAGGAATTCACTTCACTTCAATTTAGGATCACTTTTCCACTCAATTATTCTACTGACGACAGGGTTTTACTTATAattcttcagttttttttactatttaatTAGCCTTTAATCATAACTGCTCTCCGCCGTATTGTAGTTCTTTTTAATCTGGTGAGACCATCGTAAaactcgtagagctcgtcattgtagcggctcctccattgtcttttcacacatacggggccaaaaatccttctgagcatcttcctcccgaacgcggctaagagggcttcgtcagttttggacagagtccatgtctcagaggcgtatgtgagtactgggactataaatgttctgtacagtcccagttTCGTctgtcgcgacaggtattaagagtggagaagtttcctcaggctgtagtatgaccggttggcagccagcacccttgcgcgtaactcaacagcaatgttgttgtcggtgctgacttttgaccccagatagatgaagttttggacgacttcgaaggtgcggtcacctatctgtacatcacccctgcgtaaatcagtgtttgttagcagggccgctggtggtgccaccatcattttggttttcgcctcgttaatctccaacccgaggttcagcgtatgccaggatctggattgacttatagaagatggtccccaaggtttccacctctgagtcgCGGGTGGCTCtttctagcgccaggttgaaaaggagacaggcaagcccatctccctggcgcaagcccttggtggtagcaaaggatcctgagagttttccatccaccttcacctggcaagtgatgttggccattgtcattcgtacaagcctggtaagcttggccgggattccaaaagagcttttaccctggctatgctgtcataggcggctttaaaatcaatgaaaacatggtaggagtggagctgttgctccgccatcttctccaagatttgccgcatcgtgacgATCTGGTCAGTAGTTGATTTTCCGTATTAGGCTATCATTACAGTATTAGGTGCGTAGAAAAGTTTGATAGACAAGCAGGaatcttcttcatctttttGTTTGACTCTACAACCTCGGGAGGCATTTAGCTAGCTTTACTGACATCCTTCGACTTattttttacccgtagctggatgtcctgccccgtacgcaggactcaGTTCGGATGGGAATCGATCACCGGTACTGTTGAGTGAAGATCGGCACCGTTGAAATCTATGCTATggcttaaaaaaattgtttgccttttcctctgtttttgTGCCTTTTAAATTTCTGCTCCATAGTGGTTGCAGATATAGTGAAATAATGTCCTCTGATAGAAGGTTTCAAAAAATTTTCTAATGATGAACGGCTTCGTCTTAAACATGGACAGCGAGTTACCGATAACGATGCACAACAATGTCCAGAATATTCTTCATCATTGAGACGGATGTTCTGACCTCTGGATCAACGTTTTACAACGTTTAAGCCGATAAGCTTATAATGGCGTGATCAACCAGATTTGATGGGTTTTGTAAGGCTTGATTAGGTGACCAGAGTATGTCCCTCAAGGACATACCAAAATTTACGCTTAGGGTtattagaaatctttaatttattataaGTTTAGATTGTTCTACTTATTATTTGACCGTTCGCCTAATATGATTTGGTTAAAGCGCATTAGATCCTTAAAGCCAACAAGAACATCGTTTAACTGGCCACCCaaccgtttcgtttcgtttttcttagCGCACAACTCAGAACCCCATAACCGTAGCCTTATAAAGACCAATTGCCTAATTGGCACTGCCAATCCAGTAGTTGTTTCTGCGTAGAAACTTGCTGCTTATTGCCCTTTTTATTGGCATAGCATTTTCAGCAGCCTTTTCGGCGTGGCAAGATCCACGCCGGCTGTCACAACATCACGCTCGGGGAACATGCGAGCATGAAAGGCCACCACCAGAAAACTGGTAACCCTGAACTTGAACCCACCAATTAGTGTCCGCAAAAATGTTTTCACAGTTGCTGCTACCGTATCTTCCTGGCGGGTTGTAACATGCACCAGAGCCATGCTATTCTTTCGCTTTGTTCTGGAAAAACGTTGAGGGAAATTTTGGTAACGGGCTCCATCACCGCACGCACTCGTCCGTCCGTATGCAACCCATCATGCATCCCGGTGAATGAACAACTGTGCCGGGACACTCCAGAGGGCACACACGAAACAGCTCCAATTAAGTTGCTTCTCCCGAaagcatcgtcatcatcatcatcgttcggTCTGTTCCGAACTTCCGAACTGAGTTGCAACAAGTGGCAGTTGCTTTGCTGCAACGCAAACCTTGTCCATCCCTGATGCACCGGGGATGGCTGTCTGATCGTTGGGGTTGTTGTAATTGAGGCAGCGTACTACGACGGATGTACGCTTGCACCGCAcgcttcttcttattttcaCTGCGTGTCAGTAGTGTGCGATGCGAAGAtggatgtgttttgttgttgtttgataaTTTGATGTTTGCTGAGTTTTTGAGAAGCTGACCAGAACAAAAGCTTGTTTGGCCTGAAGGAAGCATCGGCCACAATTAATCTGCATTAACTCATTCGTTGCCTTTGAAATGTTAACAAAAGCCATGCAGAAAGACATCTGAGCGGCACAAGATGttgtttcccatttttctGGTTAATGTTTGAGGAATGGATTGCGCATCACTTCCGTTGCTGGTGCGGATGATTCATTCGTTCTACGGCtattgcattaaaaaaagttGAGCAGATTCAATCATTATTCGTAAATGTCGTTATTAAAGTGAACAATCTGTTATTAGAATcctagttttatttttattaaattttattgcttttattattatcacAACCAATTAAACCTAGATATATTCCTTAAATTATACCGTATCAGTTAATGAGTCATTAAGATTTAAAGGGGGTTTTATGATTTCTTCTATCAGCTATTTGCATGTTGAATTTCGTTTTCAACATATTTTACAAGTTTCATTTGGGAAATTTTAACTAAAAGCATTTTATTCAACTAACGAACCAAAATATCCGTTGCAGAAACTTTTCCTATGCATTTCACGTGGTAGCATGAAAACTTTCATTCAAGTAATGTAcctgaaatatttcatgattGAAATTTCATTGCTACATTTCAATGCCGTTGCTGAAGGGAAGCCATTGCCCTATCGGTATTCGcttattttaaaagttttacaGTCAATTTTTATATTGTCGATTGTTCATGTATACGTATCACATAAGCTTTGTTTTTACATTGAACAACGTATTACAACTGTTTTATTTCAAGAGGATCAATCAGTCACATAATCAATACATTTCTCCTTGCAACTACAATCACCATCGAAGTGCAAGATGTAGGAAAATAAATGCTTTGCCTAGTTAACGGGATAAGGtttcaacattttttcaaGTTAAACGAAAAACTGGGCCATTATTTCCTCGCAGTGCATCAAAATGCATTTACGAACGAATGCCGTTGCCTTTTTTGAACTGGTATAATGACAGCTTGCATTTGCCGGCACGAACATTGCCGAAGTTTGACAGCTGTAACGAGCGCGCCATCTCTTTCGCCGGCATTTGTGAAAGGAAAACATGTAAACAAACTTATTTGGCTCAAATCATGTGTTCAGCGTTCACAGCTAGGTGGTTTATAATTTAACCGTGGTAAAACAAGGAATTTCATCCATAATTCCCTAATAAATCGAAGAAAGTTAAATGTGATCCAACCACAATGGAGTTTACTGCTAAAGAAACGGTGCTAGAGCTGCTACAACGCTACGCCGTTGGACCTCGTGCAAAGGATGATGAGTTCTTTCGGGATGGGAATGCTTACATCAAGCCTTTCGTAAAGTTGGGCGTTTTAAGTGAATTCCCTGCAGCCGAAGCAGAACCGGAAGATGTGTAAGTATTACGGTAGTTCTAAACGAGTACGTAGGCCTTGTAATGAGCCTTGCATTTCCTTCCAGTGAGATAAGCTGCAACGTTCCTGATTGTAACTTTTTCTGCCAATCCGTCGTCGATTACGAGCTTCACTACAATGCGCAGCATCGCTATACGTGTGCACAGTGTAAAAAATCGCTTCCGAATGCACATTTTCTCGATCTGCATCTGTCCGAGACTCACGACTCATATTTCGCAGCACAAGTACAAGCAGCCAACCGTCCGATGGTAAGCCAATTATTGGTAAACCCTATTTTCATTACATTATTCCTTATATAAAACATCCTCTTTTAGTACGCCTGCTACCTAGAGGAGTGTAAACATCGCAGCAAAGATCCGGCCGAGCGTAGAGATCATTGCATCCGGGAGCACAAGTTCCCCCATAACTTCCGCTTCGATAAGCAAACGCACAGCCAATCGAAGGCAGGTAAATCGACCAAAACAGCCGTACCGATGGACACGGAAAATGTCACTTCTCCCATTTCAAACACTTCCCTCGAGGGCGATAAACCGTTTGCACCGAAGTGTAGGAAAAATTTCTCCTTCGGTCATCCCCAGCAGCGTACGTTTAAACCGGTAGTGAAAACGCAAAAGAGCAAGTGTGATATACTGGAAAGTAACAAAATGGTGGTCGATCTGCTGGACAGTCTTCCGCGCGATTAAATctcgggcaaaaaaaaaagcaaacagggCTTTAAAGGTTTAAAAAGTGATTTTCTTTGCGCTCACTATGTTTCTCGTTGTGTGGTAGCAACTCAATAAGTTAGGTAaagtaaatgaaataaataatatgaATTAAAAGTGCAGCTGCGGTGCACGTTTCAGTACGTAGCCCTTGCTAGGCTTCGTTATCCAGATCTTCCGAGCTGTACTCATCGTTTAGGTAATCCTCGCCGGTCGTCAATTGTGATGAGTTGCGGTACGTTTCGAGACTTTCCATACCGATCGTAGTAGTGGACAGTTCCGAGGAGGTGTCACTGCTGGACACCTCGGTCGTTGTAGATGTGGAAGCTtccgtggtgctgctgctggtcgaaGTCATCATGGACATGGGCAGGATATCGCAGTTACGTCCCTTGTATCCGGTAGGACATTCGCAGCGGTAGGATCCATCATCCTTGATCAAAGACTTACACTTGCCACCGTTCTGGCAGGTATCTGGATTCTTTTCGCAATAGTTAAgctctgcaaaaaaaaaaaaaaaaaaacactaacagTTAGGAATCGGATTTGAAGGGACCCACTCGGTAAGACCTACCTTCATCACACAGCATTCCACCCCAGCCAGGCTTACAGTTACATTCCCACGGTCGGCGACAGTCCCCATTAACGCAACCGGGATACGGGTGGCATTTGCCACAGTCCTGTCCCATCCAGCCAACCTTGCAGCGACACTCACCCGGGCGCCTACAGTATCCATGCTCTCGGCTACAGTTGGAAGCACAAATCGCTAAAATTGGACCAGAGTATTAGAACCTCGCCCAACTCAATGTCTGGAGGGACAACTTACGCGTCTGGCACAGTATTCCCGTCCATCCTGGAAGACATTTGCATTCCAGCGGCTTGGTGCACGTTCCGTGCATACATCCTGGCAGTACCTGACAATCGCGACAGGTTGGACCGGCCCATCCCAGCCGACAACGGCACTCACCCGGAGCCTCACAGTATCCGCGCGATGGATGGCAATCGGAACGGCAGATCGCTAATGTAAGAAAAGGCAATTAGAATCCCTTAAACCAACCTCAGTCCAGTCAGCTAAACCGGTAACTCCTTACGTTCCGAGCAGAAGATACCGTCCCATCCCTTATGGCAGACGCACTCGAACGAAACCTGGCAGCCACCGTGCTGACATCCGGGCAGCGGAATGCACCGGTTACAGTTTTCACCGTAAAAGCCTAACTTGCAGCGACATTCGCCCGGTCGCTTGCAGTAACCCTGGAGAGGATCACATCCTTTCTTACAGATCGGCACGTCGCACAGATCGCCGGCCCAACCAGGCAGACACTTTACGTCACCGTTGTCGTCACACACGTAGTGCGAGTATTCGTTTTGCGGTGTTGGCAGTTCACAGGCCTGCAAAGAAAGG from Anopheles stephensi strain Indian chromosome 2, UCI_ANSTEP_V1.0, whole genome shotgun sequence includes the following:
- the LOC118507201 gene encoding protein lethal(2)k10201; protein product: MEFTAKETVLELLQRYAVGPRAKDDEFFRDGNAYIKPFVKLGVLSEFPAAEAEPEDVEISCNVPDCNFFCQSVVDYELHYNAQHRYTCAQCKKSLPNAHFLDLHLSETHDSYFAAQVQAANRPMYACYLEECKHRSKDPAERRDHCIREHKFPHNFRFDKQTHSQSKAGKSTKTAVPMDTENVTSPISNTSLEGDKPFAPKCRKNFSFGHPQQRTFKPVVKTQKSKCDILESNKMVVDLLDSLPRD
- the LOC118507199 gene encoding delta-like protein C; this translates as MSHNHYYRIIVVGALLQLTTLTAPTAAVRYVPKWKKQACELPTPQNEYSHYVCDDNGDVKCLPGWAGDLCDVPICKKGCDPLQGYCKRPGECRCKLGFYGENCNRCIPLPGCQHGGCQVSFECVCHKGWDGIFCSEPICRSDCHPSRGYCEAPGECRCRLGWAGPTCRDCQVLPGCMHGTCTKPLECKCLPGWTGILCQTPICASNCSREHGYCRRPGECRCKVGWMGQDCGKCHPYPGCVNGDCRRPWECNCKPGWGGMLCDEELNYCEKNPDTCQNGGKCKSLIKDDGSYRCECPTGYKGRNCDILPMSMMTSTSSSTTEASTSTTTEVSSSDTSSELSTTTIGMESLETYRNSSQLTTGEDYLNDEYSSEDLDNEA